From the genome of Shewanella sp. Choline-02u-19, one region includes:
- a CDS encoding HlyD family secretion protein, with translation MLEGLAVWALLIYLLRLVGMPWNTYSKSFAYLGGTGWLMFVWVGLLNYTPMDMSGGSLVQSPRIQLRPANTQIKGKVDNIYVQPNQTIEAGQLIYDLDDEPFQIELNKTLVAKQSATVALSLASEDVKLALKQHDVAIADVSISRNELHAATKDLHWKQKTLARYIEQNRVVPDTVTKSLLDEQQTAVDLAMAQVNTYGSQIEKAVTAEQTALLNIEKSHLNVQGRESDLNSEIENVAQAQWKLDNTKVYAPADGYVTNFIMREGQYVGVAPRMQMYTNEKYVLMRVNHQAIRNVKVGQMAEFSSAVYPGKVFNAEVEGIVEATGESQGSLLGFDDNVRQTTGLNASNKHHFVRLKLTETGDYDIPVGSVGLAWISGTKPIAFLNFLDIIRGIVIRMKSQIYYFYSL, from the coding sequence ATGCTTGAAGGTTTAGCGGTTTGGGCTCTATTGATCTACCTGCTGCGTTTAGTCGGCATGCCGTGGAACACTTATAGTAAAAGCTTCGCTTATTTAGGCGGAACGGGGTGGCTGATGTTTGTTTGGGTTGGCCTGCTCAACTACACCCCAATGGACATGTCGGGTGGCTCTTTGGTGCAATCGCCACGTATTCAGTTACGGCCTGCCAATACCCAAATAAAAGGTAAGGTAGATAATATCTATGTACAACCCAATCAAACGATTGAGGCTGGTCAGTTAATCTATGATCTGGATGATGAGCCGTTTCAGATTGAGCTCAATAAGACGTTGGTGGCTAAACAGAGCGCAACAGTGGCACTGTCGCTAGCCAGCGAAGATGTGAAACTAGCACTGAAGCAACATGATGTCGCCATTGCTGATGTGAGCATTAGTCGTAATGAGCTGCATGCTGCAACTAAAGATCTACATTGGAAACAGAAAACGCTCGCCCGCTATATTGAGCAGAATCGCGTAGTGCCTGACACAGTGACCAAGAGTTTACTGGATGAACAACAAACGGCGGTCGATCTTGCCATGGCACAAGTGAACACCTATGGTAGCCAAATCGAAAAGGCAGTTACGGCTGAGCAAACGGCGCTACTCAATATTGAGAAGTCTCACCTTAACGTGCAAGGCCGTGAGTCGGACCTTAATAGCGAGATAGAAAATGTAGCGCAAGCACAGTGGAAGCTAGACAACACCAAGGTATACGCACCTGCGGACGGTTATGTCACTAACTTCATTATGCGTGAAGGTCAGTATGTTGGCGTTGCCCCTAGAATGCAGATGTATACCAACGAAAAATATGTGTTAATGCGAGTCAATCATCAGGCTATCCGTAATGTTAAAGTTGGCCAGATGGCGGAATTTTCCTCGGCTGTTTACCCTGGAAAAGTGTTTAATGCAGAAGTTGAAGGGATAGTAGAAGCCACGGGCGAGTCGCAAGGATCGTTACTGGGTTTTGATGACAATGTGAGGCAAACTACGGGGCTAAATGCCAGTAATAAGCACCATTTTGTCAGGCTAAAGCTGACCGAAACCGGTGACTATGATATTCCCGTAGGCTCTGTGGGGTTAGCTTGGATTTCGGGAACCAAACCCATCGCATTCCTTAATTTCTTGGACATTATTCGCGGTATCGTGATCAGAATGAAATCACAAATCTACTATTTTTATTCTTTATAA
- a CDS encoding VOC family protein, with product MKIDQYFQGQPCWVELASLDIAVSKPFYHALFAWDIVDMPIPQGTYSMFNLEGDDLGAMYQLPVEMIKTGELSQWLIYFAVEDLDNTLVDVAGAGGTIVLGPHDVGEAGRMAVITDPEGAKFALWQANNHMGAQRAGEKGTLCWVELACRQPKIAKPFYSHVFGWGSRVTDMDGMEYTAWQVGSQEVGGMMTMTDEWGDMRAHWMSYFTVGDCDAKALQVVELGGAICVPPTDIANVGRFAVVNDPNGAVFSIIELKIA from the coding sequence ATGAAAATCGATCAATATTTTCAAGGCCAACCTTGCTGGGTAGAGTTAGCATCGTTAGATATTGCGGTCAGCAAGCCTTTTTATCACGCATTGTTTGCTTGGGATATTGTTGACATGCCTATCCCACAGGGTACCTATAGTATGTTCAATCTAGAGGGGGACGATCTCGGGGCTATGTATCAATTGCCTGTTGAGATGATCAAAACGGGTGAATTAAGCCAATGGCTGATCTACTTTGCTGTAGAGGACCTCGATAATACGTTGGTGGATGTGGCAGGTGCAGGCGGCACCATAGTGCTTGGGCCTCATGATGTTGGTGAGGCAGGAAGAATGGCAGTGATTACTGATCCTGAAGGGGCAAAGTTTGCGCTATGGCAGGCCAACAATCATATGGGAGCTCAGCGCGCTGGTGAGAAAGGTACTTTATGCTGGGTGGAACTGGCTTGTCGTCAGCCTAAGATCGCAAAGCCTTTTTACTCTCATGTCTTTGGATGGGGCTCGCGAGTGACGGACATGGATGGTATGGAGTACACCGCGTGGCAGGTTGGAAGCCAAGAGGTTGGCGGTATGATGACAATGACTGACGAGTGGGGCGATATGCGAGCCCATTGGATGAGCTATTTTACCGTCGGCGATTGTGATGCAAAAGCACTGCAAGTGGTTGAACTTGGCGGCGCGATTTGCGTTCCTCCGACCGATATAGCCAATGTGGGTCGTTTTGCTGTGGTTAATGATCCTAATGGTGCCGTGTTCTCGATCATTGAACTGAAAATCGCGTAA
- a CDS encoding AraC family transcriptional regulator produces MDTAFIRSSYIAPVFKGVEAHYGISLNELSIPAALFDERMALIPFTEVSKWFIQLEMLTGDTDYMVKIQHYLDISALEIPGNWFLSAPDLALCFRRINHGICSFHSGASYYALQSGNILKWCYNNPYAKERARSHDSLRVAITLFNAIKHFTGNHYTLKKLKLSGPPIKQKETEAIFGCPVSWNAAQTELWISIDDLFSSSPMDYFPTETLTTSVSLAQLESYLNMPQPSDLPKVLYEMINYARYYDLPTVVSVAELFGISGQQLQRRLLKIGFSFTHISGYILCNQAIKYMLEGKDLAEIAQRLGYANAHSFSRSFARFRKQTPTQYMSKINRQNKKPL; encoded by the coding sequence ATGGATACGGCATTTATCCGCTCTAGCTATATCGCGCCGGTTTTTAAGGGTGTTGAAGCTCACTATGGAATTAGTTTAAACGAGCTGTCGATCCCAGCTGCTCTGTTTGACGAGCGAATGGCACTCATCCCGTTTACCGAAGTATCTAAATGGTTTATACAACTAGAGATGCTAACGGGTGATACCGACTATATGGTGAAAATTCAGCATTACCTGGATATTTCCGCACTAGAGATACCGGGAAACTGGTTCTTGTCGGCGCCTGATTTAGCCCTGTGTTTTCGGCGGATTAACCATGGGATTTGTAGCTTTCATTCTGGGGCAAGCTATTATGCGCTGCAATCAGGTAACATATTGAAATGGTGCTACAACAACCCTTATGCCAAAGAAAGGGCTCGTTCACATGATTCACTGCGGGTGGCGATCACTTTGTTTAATGCCATCAAACACTTTACCGGCAATCATTACACTTTAAAAAAGCTCAAGCTCAGCGGCCCGCCGATTAAGCAAAAAGAGACTGAAGCGATATTTGGTTGCCCTGTATCTTGGAATGCCGCACAAACTGAGTTATGGATAAGTATCGACGACTTATTCAGTTCATCACCGATGGATTATTTTCCCACCGAGACGTTAACCACTTCAGTGTCACTCGCTCAGCTTGAAAGTTATTTGAACATGCCACAGCCCTCTGACCTACCCAAAGTGCTCTACGAAATGATCAACTATGCTCGCTATTATGATCTACCCACGGTGGTTTCTGTCGCAGAACTCTTTGGGATCTCAGGGCAGCAACTGCAACGGCGTTTGCTAAAAATAGGCTTTAGCTTCACCCACATATCGGGTTATATATTGTGTAATCAAGCAATCAAATACATGTTGGAAGGAAAAGATTTAGCCGAGATAGCACAACGCTTAGGCTATGCAAATGCTCATAGTTTCAGTCGCTCCTTTGCTCGCTTTAGAAAGCAAACCCCGACGCAATATATGAGCAAGATAAACCGACAAAACAAAAAGCCTCTATAA
- a CDS encoding efflux RND transporter periplasmic adaptor subunit, producing the protein MSLFKSKQFRKNAVCALSSLLVAATPILGYSQALSQEQSETTVQNQQHNAEYYCPMHPEETSHEAGRCSICKMFLVKDESSSGTSIADTVAAVNKDYYCPMHPEVTSHEPGRCPKCNMFLVKEEEEEALPNEHAGHDHASHQSDASKIAVAPQTKAEKLLSQPKPTLIPAAQSNGDGNIKYVCPMHPHVVSDVPGTCPICGMNLEKVTVGGVTEEVVVGVSGGMQQALGMRSEQVTEGTLWKQVKTIGTVQYNENAIGHAHTRVSGWIETLMVHTVGQRVKKGQLLYELYSPELINAQDDYMQAIDYLKQDKNRGAGLLRKARLRLELLGVSSNTIKHLEQTGETTYRVPYYADQDGFVSLLSVRHGMYVEPGNTLFEIVDLSSVWVIADVFENEQSWLEQGRPVEVTSASQGLFDLESTIDYIYPELDPVSRAMRVRIKLENTEKLLKPGTLVDVTLFGGPKKNVLSIPTEALILTGRENRVVVQRDDNKFTSVSVKVGIISQGKAEIIEGLKAGDKVIVSGQFLLDSEASIQGSLQRLSGSNSNVTDDPHASH; encoded by the coding sequence ATGAGTTTATTCAAATCAAAACAGTTTCGTAAAAACGCAGTGTGTGCGCTAAGCAGCTTATTAGTTGCTGCAACCCCGATACTTGGCTACAGCCAAGCTCTATCACAAGAGCAATCTGAAACCACAGTACAAAATCAGCAACATAACGCTGAATATTACTGCCCAATGCATCCAGAAGAGACCAGCCATGAAGCTGGCCGTTGTTCTATATGTAAGATGTTCCTCGTCAAAGATGAATCATCGAGTGGAACATCAATAGCAGATACTGTCGCAGCAGTGAACAAAGATTACTACTGCCCCATGCACCCCGAAGTCACGAGCCATGAACCGGGTCGATGTCCAAAATGTAACATGTTTTTAGTCAAGGAAGAGGAGGAGGAAGCTCTCCCTAATGAACATGCTGGCCACGATCATGCCAGTCATCAAAGTGATGCCTCTAAAATAGCCGTTGCGCCACAAACTAAAGCAGAGAAATTGCTAAGTCAGCCAAAACCGACGTTAATTCCTGCCGCTCAATCAAATGGGGATGGCAATATAAAATATGTCTGCCCAATGCATCCTCACGTCGTTTCTGACGTGCCAGGCACTTGCCCTATATGCGGCATGAACTTAGAAAAGGTCACTGTAGGTGGGGTTACTGAAGAGGTCGTTGTCGGCGTATCCGGCGGCATGCAGCAAGCTCTTGGCATGCGCAGCGAGCAAGTCACCGAGGGCACTCTGTGGAAGCAGGTCAAGACCATTGGTACCGTGCAATACAATGAAAACGCTATTGGCCATGCGCATACACGCGTTAGCGGCTGGATTGAAACCTTAATGGTGCATACCGTTGGTCAACGCGTAAAGAAAGGGCAACTTCTTTATGAATTGTACTCTCCAGAACTCATTAATGCGCAAGACGATTACATGCAAGCTATCGATTACCTCAAACAAGACAAGAATCGCGGTGCAGGATTACTGCGCAAAGCGCGTTTACGTCTCGAACTATTAGGTGTTAGCTCCAATACCATCAAGCATTTAGAGCAAACTGGTGAAACCACTTATCGCGTCCCTTATTACGCCGACCAAGATGGTTTTGTTAGTCTCTTGTCAGTACGCCATGGGATGTATGTTGAACCTGGCAATACGCTGTTTGAAATTGTTGATTTAAGCAGTGTGTGGGTAATTGCCGACGTGTTTGAAAACGAACAAAGCTGGCTAGAACAAGGTCGCCCCGTGGAGGTGACTTCCGCCTCTCAAGGTTTGTTTGATTTGGAATCGACTATTGATTACATCTACCCAGAGCTGGATCCTGTCTCGCGGGCAATGCGAGTACGTATCAAGCTAGAAAATACCGAAAAACTACTCAAGCCAGGCACCTTAGTTGATGTCACGCTCTTTGGTGGTCCAAAGAAAAACGTACTGTCCATTCCTACCGAGGCGCTCATTCTTACCGGCCGAGAGAACCGAGTCGTGGTGCAACGAGACGATAATAAATTTACCTCTGTCAGCGTAAAAGTGGGCATAATTTCCCAAGGAAAAGCTGAAATTATCGAAGGGCTAAAAGCTGGCGATAAAGTGATAGTGTCTGGCCAATTCTTATTGGATTCAGAAGCCAGTATTCAGGGCAGTTTGCAGCGCTTAAGTGGCAGTAATAGCAATGTTACTGACGATCCACACGCAAGTCATTAA
- a CDS encoding DUF2057 family protein translates to MKKFISVIALSLASFTSMAASVSFPESLEVLGVNGLNNVDSRYLQLENGQNLIELQYRDLFESNADDSNWVRSEPLYLYIDLETAANYEAITPSILSEEDAYQFINSPYIKLTDDSGSEKQVALMTHSQLMAKILLQK, encoded by the coding sequence ATGAAAAAATTTATCAGCGTTATCGCACTTTCTCTTGCCAGTTTCACCAGTATGGCAGCCTCTGTTTCTTTTCCTGAATCACTTGAAGTACTCGGAGTGAATGGGTTAAATAATGTTGACAGTCGATACCTGCAACTGGAGAACGGTCAAAACTTAATTGAGCTACAGTACCGCGATCTTTTTGAATCAAATGCCGATGACTCTAATTGGGTCCGCTCTGAACCGCTATATCTCTATATCGATCTGGAAACGGCCGCTAACTATGAGGCGATCACCCCGAGTATTTTATCTGAAGAGGATGCTTACCAGTTTATCAACTCGCCTTATATTAAGTTAACCGATGATAGCGGTAGCGAGAAACAGGTCGCATTGATGACTCATAGCCAACTGATGGCTAAAATATTACTGCAAAAATAG
- a CDS encoding NapC/NirT family cytochrome c produces the protein MNWRALFKPSAKFSILALLVVGIVVGVVGYFATQQTLHATSSDQFCMSCHSNHSLKDEVMASAHGGGRAGVTVQCQDCHLPHNPVKYLVKKIIVSKDLYGFMTIDGFNTQAWLDENRKEQADHALKYFKGNDSANCQHCHTRIYENQPEAMKKMAKRMHANNFKKADDKRKTCVDCHKGVAHVYVK, from the coding sequence ATGAACTGGCGAGCACTATTTAAACCTAGCGCAAAATTTTCGATTCTAGCATTGTTGGTCGTTGGTATCGTAGTTGGTGTTGTAGGTTATTTTGCGACACAACAAACTTTGCATGCAACAAGTTCAGATCAGTTCTGTATGAGCTGCCATAGCAATCATTCATTGAAAGATGAAGTGATGGCTTCTGCTCACGGCGGAGGACGCGCAGGTGTTACTGTGCAGTGTCAAGACTGTCACTTACCGCACAATCCAGTTAAGTACCTAGTTAAGAAAATTATTGTGTCTAAAGACCTATATGGTTTCATGACTATCGATGGTTTCAATACTCAAGCATGGTTGGATGAAAATCGTAAAGAGCAAGCCGATCACGCACTTAAGTACTTTAAAGGCAATGACTCAGCTAACTGTCAGCACTGTCATACTCGTATTTACGAAAACCAACCTGAAGCAATGAAGAAGATGGCGAAGAGAATGCACGCTAACAACTTCAAGAAAGCTGATGATAAGCGTAAGACTTGTGTTGATTGCCACAAAGGCGTTGCTCACGTTTACGTTAAATAA
- a CDS encoding efflux RND transporter permease subunit, with protein sequence MLEKIISAAIKQRVMVLALTAIIALIGYQAMRMTPLDALPDLSDVQVIVKTSYPGQAPQLVEDQITYPLSTAMLAVPGAKTVRGFSMFGDSYVYIIFEDGTDIYWARSRVLEYLSQTQGQLPASVTPTLGPDASGVGWVFQYALVDRKGQHDLAQLRSLQDWFLKLELQSVEGVSEIATIGGMEQSYQIIVDPHKLALYQIDLMTVKNALDNSNSSTGGSVIEMAEAEYMITSSGYRQTLDDFEEIPLGIVSESGTPILMKDVAQLRTGPAARRGIAELDGEGEVVGGIVVMRYGENALATINNVKDKLKEIENGLPDGVELVITYDRSTLILNSVENLTHKVLEEMLVVGIICLVFLLHARSTLVAIISLPISILISFIVMNIIGVNANIMSLGGIAIAIGAVVDAAIVMVENTHKHLEHYREKHNGEAPTGDAHWELIRQASVEVGPALFFSLLIITLSFVPVFALEAQEGRLFHPLAFTKTFAMAASAILAITLIPVLMGYFVRGKIPDERRNPISRVLIAIYEPMLRLVLRFPKVTILLAIVALGSAVYPMTKMGSEFMPELEEGDLLYMPTTLPSVSAGKAAEILQQTDRLIKTVPEVKRVFGKVGRAMTATDPAPLTMLETTIMLNPPETWREGMTLEGIIAELQKTVKVPGMTNAWVQPIKTRIDMLSTGVRTPVGIKISGADIDELQRIGTEIEAVVSKLPGTASAFAQRTSGGRYIDIEPDLKNAARYGMTLRDIQDVVQMAIGGMQVGQSIQGQERYPINIRYPRELRDSLEKLKDLPVMTKTGKYLPLGNLASITVSDGAPMLASENGRLISWVFVDLKDISIGEYIKAARTALDEQIQLPSRYSYTFAGQYEYMQRVEAKMELVVPLMLIVIFMLLMMTFSSFIQASVIMLSLPFSLVGSAWLLYFLDFNFSVAVSVGMIALAGVAAEFGVVMQVYLNNSIRDRKAAGQYNQRSDLSEALIHGAVMRIRPKAMTVATIFFGLLPIMWGSGTGNEVMQKIAAPMVGGMVTAPLLSLFVIPAIYLLIYGRNLDKGITTNNG encoded by the coding sequence ATGTTAGAGAAAATTATTAGCGCCGCGATTAAACAGCGGGTGATGGTGTTAGCGCTTACTGCGATAATCGCCTTAATTGGCTACCAAGCTATGCGCATGACACCCCTTGATGCATTACCCGATCTATCAGATGTGCAAGTGATTGTGAAAACCTCTTACCCAGGGCAAGCACCACAGTTGGTAGAAGACCAGATCACTTATCCATTATCAACTGCCATGTTGGCCGTGCCTGGTGCGAAGACCGTCCGTGGCTTTTCAATGTTTGGCGACTCTTACGTCTACATTATTTTTGAAGACGGCACCGATATCTATTGGGCACGATCTCGAGTATTGGAGTACTTGTCGCAAACCCAAGGACAGCTGCCAGCCAGCGTAACACCTACCCTAGGGCCTGATGCCTCGGGAGTAGGCTGGGTATTTCAATATGCCTTGGTCGATCGCAAGGGTCAACATGACCTCGCTCAGTTGCGCTCTTTGCAAGATTGGTTCTTAAAGCTTGAGTTACAAAGCGTTGAGGGCGTATCAGAAATAGCCACTATCGGTGGTATGGAGCAGTCGTATCAAATCATTGTCGATCCGCATAAGTTAGCCCTATATCAAATCGATTTGATGACGGTTAAAAATGCCTTAGACAACTCCAACAGCTCAACGGGCGGTTCTGTCATCGAGATGGCAGAAGCGGAGTACATGATCACGTCGTCTGGCTACCGCCAAACCTTAGATGATTTTGAAGAGATCCCGCTCGGCATAGTGTCTGAATCTGGCACCCCTATCTTGATGAAAGATGTCGCGCAGCTGCGTACCGGTCCAGCCGCTCGCCGTGGCATCGCCGAGTTGGATGGTGAAGGCGAAGTCGTTGGCGGCATTGTAGTGATGCGCTACGGCGAAAACGCGCTAGCCACCATCAACAATGTAAAAGATAAGCTAAAAGAGATTGAAAATGGTTTACCCGATGGGGTTGAGTTAGTGATCACTTACGATCGCTCAACACTGATCCTCAATTCGGTAGAGAACCTGACACATAAAGTGCTAGAAGAGATGTTAGTGGTTGGCATTATTTGTCTCGTCTTCTTGCTGCATGCCCGCTCGACACTGGTGGCGATTATTTCACTGCCAATCTCGATATTAATCAGCTTTATCGTGATGAATATTATTGGTGTTAACGCCAACATTATGAGTCTAGGGGGGATTGCCATCGCCATTGGTGCCGTGGTGGACGCCGCCATTGTGATGGTCGAAAACACCCATAAGCACCTAGAGCACTATCGTGAAAAACATAACGGTGAAGCGCCAACAGGCGATGCTCATTGGGAGCTCATCCGGCAAGCCTCAGTTGAAGTTGGGCCAGCGCTGTTTTTCAGTTTGCTGATCATCACATTGAGCTTTGTGCCTGTATTTGCACTTGAAGCGCAAGAGGGACGTTTATTCCATCCACTGGCATTTACTAAAACCTTCGCCATGGCGGCCAGTGCGATATTGGCGATCACCTTGATCCCGGTATTAATGGGTTACTTTGTTCGCGGCAAAATTCCTGACGAACGCAGAAACCCCATCAGCCGAGTATTGATTGCGATATACGAGCCAATGCTACGCTTGGTATTACGTTTTCCTAAAGTCACGATTTTGCTGGCTATTGTGGCCCTTGGCAGTGCTGTATACCCAATGACGAAAATGGGTAGCGAGTTTATGCCAGAGCTTGAAGAGGGTGACTTACTCTATATGCCGACCACCTTACCCAGTGTCAGTGCAGGTAAAGCGGCCGAGATCTTACAACAAACAGACCGATTGATTAAAACCGTGCCTGAAGTTAAACGGGTATTTGGTAAGGTCGGCCGCGCAATGACGGCAACCGATCCCGCGCCGTTAACTATGTTAGAAACCACCATCATGCTTAACCCGCCAGAGACATGGCGAGAAGGGATGACACTTGAGGGGATTATTGCTGAATTGCAAAAAACCGTCAAAGTACCAGGCATGACCAACGCATGGGTGCAGCCTATCAAAACCCGTATTGATATGCTTTCTACAGGGGTGAGAACGCCTGTCGGCATCAAAATATCAGGCGCCGATATCGATGAGCTACAACGGATTGGGACCGAGATTGAGGCTGTGGTTAGCAAGCTGCCAGGCACCGCATCGGCATTTGCCCAACGTACCAGTGGTGGACGTTATATCGATATTGAACCGGATCTTAAGAATGCGGCTCGCTACGGGATGACACTTAGAGATATCCAAGACGTGGTGCAAATGGCCATTGGTGGTATGCAAGTTGGCCAATCGATTCAAGGCCAAGAGCGCTATCCCATCAATATTCGTTACCCGCGCGAACTGCGCGATAGTCTTGAGAAACTCAAGGATTTACCGGTAATGACTAAAACCGGTAAATACTTACCTTTAGGCAATTTAGCGAGTATTACTGTAAGCGATGGTGCCCCCATGCTAGCCAGTGAAAATGGTCGCTTAATCAGTTGGGTGTTTGTTGACTTAAAAGATATCTCTATTGGTGAATACATTAAGGCAGCAAGAACAGCACTTGATGAGCAGATCCAGCTACCATCACGCTATAGCTACACCTTTGCCGGGCAGTATGAGTATATGCAGCGAGTCGAAGCCAAAATGGAGTTGGTTGTACCACTGATGCTGATCGTGATTTTTATGCTACTGATGATGACGTTCAGCTCGTTCATCCAAGCGTCAGTGATCATGCTCAGCCTGCCCTTTTCACTCGTGGGTAGCGCATGGTTGTTGTACTTTTTGGACTTCAATTTCTCGGTTGCAGTATCGGTGGGCATGATTGCACTTGCAGGTGTGGCAGCAGAGTTTGGTGTGGTGATGCAGGTATACCTGAATAACAGCATCAGAGATCGCAAAGCAGCAGGGCAATACAATCAACGTAGCGATTTATCTGAAGCACTGATCCACGGAGCCGTGATGCGTATTCGCCCTAAGGCCATGACCGTAGCGACGATCTTTTTCGGTTTACTACCGATCATGTGGGGTAGTGGTACAGGTAATGAAGTGATGCAGAAAATCGCAGCCCCTATGGTCGGCGGTATGGTGACCGCACCATTACTGTCGCTATTTGTTATTCCTGCTATTTACCTGCTTATCTATGGCAGAAATCTAGATAAAGGCATCACCACTAATAATGGGTAA
- a CDS encoding MFS transporter — protein MSLFSMPFVDTGVDAALHGVAGVVMVLTIAAAAFGFWKIHEMPINKAHKKQHQQIGLITALTWIGFVWHWVWVIAVIVAFVDSEKALRRVRDIWRENSNDDTSDNNAEIKPLEINEEQTNA, from the coding sequence ATGAGTTTATTCAGTATGCCGTTCGTCGATACCGGTGTTGATGCCGCTTTACATGGCGTTGCAGGTGTCGTGATGGTGCTGACAATTGCCGCTGCCGCATTTGGCTTCTGGAAGATCCATGAAATGCCTATTAATAAGGCCCATAAAAAACAGCACCAACAGATAGGGCTCATTACCGCGCTCACCTGGATAGGCTTTGTCTGGCATTGGGTGTGGGTCATCGCGGTGATTGTTGCGTTCGTTGATAGCGAAAAAGCATTGCGCCGTGTGCGAGATATCTGGCGAGAAAACAGTAACGATGACACGAGTGATAACAATGCAGAAATAAAGCCACTTGAGATAAATGAGGAGCAAACCAATGCTTGA
- a CDS encoding heavy metal-binding domain-containing protein: protein MKTFISMVLTTFLFLTWAPAVSAHAHDHGAEQSQSYACPMHPEVTGAKGDSCPKCGMDLKATKAAGHNCDSCPKKGKTAHHKMTADTHACPMNPAITGKAGDSCPKCGMDLTPIANSENADKKSHMHH from the coding sequence ATGAAAACCTTTATTAGCATGGTATTAACTACCTTTTTGTTTTTAACCTGGGCACCTGCTGTATCAGCGCATGCACATGATCACGGCGCCGAGCAGAGTCAAAGCTACGCTTGCCCAATGCATCCTGAAGTCACCGGCGCTAAGGGCGACTCTTGCCCTAAATGCGGTATGGACTTGAAAGCAACAAAAGCCGCTGGACATAACTGTGATTCTTGCCCAAAAAAGGGAAAGACAGCTCATCATAAGATGACTGCTGACACTCACGCATGTCCAATGAACCCTGCAATTACGGGTAAAGCGGGTGATAGCTGCCCTAAATGTGGCATGGACTTAACGCCTATCGCAAATAGCGAAAACGCCGATAAAAAAAGTCACATGCATCACTAA
- a CDS encoding GGDEF domain-containing protein: MSVFLRSVRYLFMPIFIVFSGIAAAQYYEYIWQAWMPTISELPLYLLPVAALLALQFNFSRITYLALLLLSYYLLEYGDIVDASLIEPISEPIFLAGTLIIMLFAITRDRALFSVYSIKIILGIALCFAIAFGSIAMISFINQPPANTIPTVLELLTPMQVPIGIATLVTCISCVSRGSRIDSTITVTLFIWLFQFYLPAELPLALLLCLLALVYLLAILFESHQLAYRDDLTGLYSRRALNTMAPSLNSHYSVAMVDIDHFKKFNDNFGHDIGDQVLRLVACKLNKIRGGGKVYRYGGEEFAIVFPNKDVEEIMPHLEEIRIKVRDYKIAIRNDSRMLTSKSNRKESAQIPTKSANITISIGVSEHHGESTFEQTLKRADKALYIAKKNGRDRVFA, from the coding sequence GTGTCGGTATTTTTACGTAGCGTCCGCTACCTCTTTATGCCCATTTTTATTGTGTTCAGCGGTATTGCCGCTGCGCAATATTATGAGTACATTTGGCAAGCGTGGATGCCAACAATAAGTGAACTGCCACTCTACCTGCTCCCAGTGGCGGCGTTGTTGGCGTTGCAATTTAACTTTAGCCGCATCACTTACCTGGCACTGTTACTGCTTAGCTATTACCTGCTTGAGTATGGTGATATTGTTGACGCGAGTCTTATTGAGCCAATAAGCGAACCTATCTTTCTCGCCGGAACATTAATCATTATGCTATTCGCGATAACTCGCGATAGAGCCTTGTTCTCAGTGTATTCAATCAAGATTATACTCGGTATCGCGCTTTGTTTTGCCATCGCGTTTGGCTCAATAGCGATGATTTCCTTTATTAACCAACCGCCTGCCAATACGATCCCTACTGTACTGGAGCTACTAACGCCGATGCAGGTTCCAATAGGAATCGCAACGCTGGTCACCTGCATTAGCTGTGTGTCACGTGGTAGCCGAATCGATTCGACTATCACTGTCACCTTGTTTATTTGGTTATTTCAATTTTACTTACCGGCTGAATTACCACTGGCACTGCTACTCTGTTTGCTCGCTCTCGTTTATCTGCTTGCCATCTTGTTTGAGTCTCACCAGTTGGCTTACCGCGATGATCTCACCGGGCTTTATTCTCGTCGAGCACTCAATACCATGGCGCCGTCACTTAATAGTCACTACAGCGTAGCGATGGTCGATATCGATCATTTCAAAAAGTTTAATGACAATTTTGGTCACGACATTGGCGACCAAGTTTTACGGTTGGTCGCCTGTAAACTGAATAAAATTAGAGGTGGGGGTAAAGTCTACCGTTATGGCGGCGAGGAATTTGCCATAGTATTCCCCAATAAGGACGTGGAGGAGATTATGCCTCACTTAGAGGAGATTAGAATTAAAGTGAGGGATTATAAGATCGCTATACGAAATGATTCGCGAATGTTAACCAGTAAATCAAACCGGAAAGAGAGCGCGCAAATTCCAACCAAATCAGCCAACATTACCATCTCTATTGGCGTCTCTGAGCATCACGGTGAGTCCACTTTTGAGCAGACGCTAAAACGAGCAGACAAAGCGCTCTATATCGCCAAAAAGAATGGCAGAGATCGAGTGTTTGCTTAG